Below is a window of Bremerella alba DNA.
GATCAGCTTGATCAAACAGCAGAAAAGCAAGGAAAGCATCGTGATGCGGCGGCGTATGGCAGGCTGGAACGTGAACTTCCTAGCGGAAATCATAGGCCTGCCAACGACTTAGTATGCGTTAGCCGTGGGGGCGAGTGTCACTTTGACGATATCAACTTCCATCGCGTATTGATAACCCGAAGTTAAGAACTTGGGAGATAATGTCAGGTGGTTTATAGAAGAACTGAAGCTCTGGAAAGCGACGCTGCAGTTCTCGCCGGAGATTCTTTTTATGGGACTCCGTCGAAGTTCGTTCGTGGCCAAGGGAGATAAGGATTTCTCCAGCTGCGGAAGACATTAAGGTACCATCGCTTAGGGCAAGGTTGATCCCGCTGTTGGGAATGCCAATGTTATCGATGATTGACTCGATTTCCTCTTCCGGAACGACTTCATAAATCGTATCAACTACTTGGGCAAAGTACCGCTCTGTCTCTTCGCCCCGTGTTCCCGCAAGTGCGCGAACGTGAAGTCGAATCTGCCCTGAGTCGACCGAAGGAAAGAAGTCCTGGCCGACTAGCAGGAACGAGCCGGCGGTAAGTACGACAAATAGAATCAAGACAACCAGGCGGTGAGCCAGCATCCATGCGAGTCCGATTCGATAAAAGGATTTCATTCCATCAAACATCGAATTAAATCCAACGTGAAGGCTCCCGAAGAATCCAGCACTCCGTTGCTCATCGCCTTGGGCATGCTGCTTTAATTCAGCGGCCAAAAGGTACCGCGACATCGTCGGTACGAGCGTTCGACTTAACAAGTAACTGGCAAACATGGCAAAGACGACCGCTAAGGCCATAGGCACGAATAATGCGCGTGCTGCACCGGTAATAAAACCGACGGGCAAGAACACAATGCAGATACACACGGTCGATACAAACGCTGGCATGGCGATCTGCTGAGCCCCTTCTAAGATCGAAGTCGTGAGCCCTTTTCCCATGTGCAAGTTGCGGTGGATGTTTTCAATCTCAACGGTCGCATCATCGACTAAGATTCCCACGGCTAGGGCCAAACCGCCGAGCCTCATCACATTCAGAGAATGGCCCAAGGCTCCTAGAATCGTAATCGATGCCAAGATGGCAAGTGGGATCGAGATCACAATAATCAAAGTACTGCGCCACGACCCTAAGAAAAGTAGGATCATCGCCCCCGTCAAACTTGCAGCGATTCCTGCTTCGACAAGCACACCATGAACCGCATGACGGACAAAGACGGACTGATCTGCTAATAAGGTAACTTTCATCTCTTCCGGTAAAGTGGCTAGTACCGCAGGAAGCCGGTCCGAGACTCCTTGCACAATATCGAGAGTCGACCCACTTGATTTTAAAATCGGCTGGAGAACCCCACGTTTTCCATCGACGTGTACGATGTTGGTTTGCGGTGCGAATCCATCTCGGACCGTTGCCACGTCGCGAACGCATACCGTACGATTGCCGATTGATTTTATTGGCAAATCGCCAATAGCCTCTGCGGCTTCAGGACTACCGTTGAGGCGTACGTTCATTTCATGCGTCCCGATTTTTACCGAACCTGAAGGAAGTATCAGGTTCTGCACATTGATCGCTTGAGAGATTTTCAACACGATACGCCCGCGCAGTTCACAGAGGCACTGACCACGGGCACAAGATGCAAATCATCTATGGGAAGAGTGATTTCAGACTATCACTAAAACCTGCTTTCATTCGAGGGAGCAGGTCAATATCGGATAATAGAACAAGGAGCATGGATCAAGGAGAAGAGGGATGATCGACTTGGTATCCCAAGCTTTGAGCAGTCTGCTCAACCTTCTCCATCACGCGGAGCAAGTTCTCACCGAGGATGCCTTGGATTTGTTCCTCGGTATAGCCACGATCAAGCAGACCCTGGGTGATTCGTGGATAGGTGCTTACATCGTCCAGTCCTATCGGAACCATACCAACACCATCATAATCGGATCCTATTCCCACGTGCCGCCAGCCTGCTACTTTGGTCAGGTGATCTATGTGATCCAGCACGTCGGCAATATCACCGGCAGGCATCGGATGCTCACTTTTCCAGCGATTATACAATTGATTTACCTTGGCCGAATCATGCTCTTTCTGCAAGTCTCGCTTGTAGTCTAGCCCGGCCTGGTAGACTTCCGCTGCTTTGGGAACCACAAAGGCGGAAAAGTAATTCACCATTACGACGCCATCATGTTCCGGAATCCGCTTTAGTACGTCGTCCGGAACGTTACGAGGCGAATTGGCCACAGCACGGGCTGAGGAGTGAGAAAAGATAACCGGAGCTTGGCTTGTATCTAGAACGTCATGCATGGTCTTCGCCGAGACGTGAGAGATATCGACCATCATGCCCAACCGGTTCATCCGAAGAATCACTTCTTTGCCGAATGGACTGAGACCGTTCGACTTCGATGTATCCGTTGCCGAGTCCGCCCAGTCAAGACTATCGTTATGGGTGACCGTCATATATCGAGCCCCCAGATCGAACAGGTGGTTCAGGTTGCTGATCGAGTTCTCAATGCAGTGTCCTCCCTCTACACCAATCAGCGACGCGATCTTTCCTTCACCGTATATTCGTCGGATGTCGGCTACAGTCTTCGCCATTTCGAGTTGATCAGGATAGACTGTCACCATTTTCTTAACCAGTTCAATCTGTTCGATGGTGGTCAAAAGAGCTGTACCTTTATAGCCAAGAGACACCGGAACCCATACAGACCAGAACTGAGCACCGACGCCGCCTGCTTTCAAACGAGGAAGATCGGTGTGTAGCTTCGGTTGCGTCTTAGCGATATCCAGTATTTTAAATTCGCTGTTACTCTTGGTGCGAATCTTCCAAGGCAAGTCGTTGTGACCGTCGATCACAATGCTTTTCGCGTGAATTTCACGAGCGGTCTCAGAAATCTTAACGCGAGGCTCCTCGGCGTTCGCAGCGTTTGCAATTACGAAGCCAAATATAGGCATCATTACTCTTACAATGCATTGACCAACAACACTCATATCGCACCTCAATCGAACATCATATTGTTTTAAACAAAATTAAATGGACCTAATATTGACGCTCTTCAATCTGGCATTGAGCCTTTTCATTCGTCACTACTATCGTTTGCAATCTCATTCCAGGTCCAACGATACAAATTACGTGAATCAACGTATCTCGCATCGCTACTGGATGCACCTAGCACCACCAAAATCAGTCGCTGTCCTCGGCGTTCGGCACACGACACCAGGCACGCACCTGCCGCACCAGTGGTCCCTGTCTTCACGCCGAGGTAGCCTTCTTGGTCTAGAAAACGATTTGTGTTTTTCCAGGTGATCTCTCTTTTTCCACCTTCTGGACTTTTCACTAGCGCCAGATGGCGACGTGTACTAACGGTCTCTCGGAACGTTTCGTATTCCATCGCCTTGCGAGTCAACTTAATCATGTCAGCAGCCGTCGTTAGATGGCCTTCTTTTGTGAGCCCATGCGGATTGCGATAGCTAGTTTGGTTCATACCTAACTGCAGGGCTGTCTCGCACATCGTTCTAATAAATGCGTCATACCCCGATTCCTCCTCCTTCGCCAATCTAGGACCAAAGTGCTCAGCGAAGGCCACGGAGGCATCATTCCCAGACGGCAGTAGCAAACCATAAAGTAATTCTCGCACCGACAAGCTCTCCCCTGTACGCACCGCAGAGGTTGAACCAGGCGTCTTATCCGCCTTTTCAGTGAATGTGACGGTTTCGTTCCAGACATCAGGCGACTGTTCAGCAAGCCTTAATACGATCAGTGCGGTCATGATTTTCGTAATACTTGCCGGATTCCGCTGTTCATCTTGATTCTCACCAGCCAGGATTTCTCCGGTTTGTTCATTGGCGATAACCCATGCTTTACACGTGACAAACGGAGGACCGTACAACGGATCTGCTGGTCTCTTGGGACTGGTTACCTCAGGCATCGCCGCATGCCCTGTGGCACCAAGGCATAGCACTGCTGACACAATCACAGCAGGCGTCATAGACTGCATACAAAACACCATTTGATTAATATCCTTTTATGCTACAAGCGGCACCAACGATTCGCGTTCACTAGATTTCCGAAAGTCAAGTATACTCAATGACACTACTTACTATGATTGCACTATCTGCTGCTCCGTATAGATAGTCATCGCTGCTTATCGACTTTTGCTGTCAATCACGTCAGCAGTGCCCTTTCAACGAGTTTCTCCAAAAACTAACAGGTCGCTGTCGCTAGGGCACACCTTCACTTTGATCTCCCACAACATTGCCCCCATGTCTTTTTAGTGATCTCATGATGCCTTGATAGATATAGCGATTGTTGTTCTCTGAGACCTGATTCGCCTCGCTCCATCGCTGGTAGCTAAGCTCTTGGAAGGCTATATCATCAAGTCGGCGCAGTTCGACTAGTACATCACGCATCACCGCAGCGCCACGCAATTTAAGGTCTTCCATCACCGGGGTTCCATCGGAGTATCGTACCGACGCAAGTTCGCGCAACGGGGTCGACCGAGGAAGAATTTCTGCGTCATCAGTCACGGCGGCAATAGGGTTCCATAGCGTGTACTCTGCATCGTAGGAACGATAAAAAAGCTTGGCTTGTTCGTCGCTACTTTGCGGCCAAGGACCGTCAAGATCGTAGCGAATATCCCCGATTGCCTGACTACTAATGCCATGTTCAGCCCAACGGGTCATTCCTTCCAGGTACCATCGATTTTTGAAATAGGTAGCTCCATATTGAATCAGGTGGAACAGCTCGTGGGCCGGCGTTACGTTGTGAATTGGGTCGACGTGCGTACCAATGGATATCACCAGAACCTTTTCTTCAGGGCTCTCACCTAGGATGGGACGAGCCCGGCTGAGTTCATCGTATGCGGTTCCGTTACCATTCTCTCGATGATGCACGACAACCTGAATGCACGTCGCTTCTTTGAAGCGGGAAGACTGAAGCGGGTCCGGAAACTCGAGCACTTCGCAATAAAGTCGATAGGCAACGTTAAGCTGACGAGCCAGATTTTCAATACGATCCGGCACACCGGATTGATCCTGGTCCTGCTTGGATACGGATGATTTGCCCTCTAAGGTGTAAAGGATCCGAAAGTTGCCTGCGATGAAATGACACTCCAGCTCCGGGGGATCATTATTCGCCAAAGCTTGTTCGAATGAACCTCCAATTAGCACTGCGAGAACGATTCCAATAACTCGCGGTTTCGGCATATGCTCGAATCTTCGAATATAGTCGCGCGGATAACCGTTTGGTCCGTCCGAGCAATAGGACTTACTCACCAAACTTGTCTTCCCAGATTGCGGTGCCACGGCTACCAGTGGAATCAGCCCAGGCTCGACTCATGGAACCTGTGTTGTACTCAAGAGAGATATTCCCATGACCATCAATCGCAATCACTCCACCTTCACCCGGTTTAAGCACGTCGTTAATACACGCCTGCGTCGCCTCTGATAGCGACTGATTCGCATACCTCATCCGCCAATTCACTTGCGCTGCAATCGCATTGCGGATATACTCTTCCCCACTTCCTGTCGCGCTGATGGCGCACCCTTTATTGTCAGCGTAAGTCCCGGCTCCAATGATAGGCGCGTCACCAACGCGTCCTACCATTTTACCCGTCATGCCCCCGGTACTGGTCGCTGCTGCAAGATTGCCATGCTGATCGAGCGCCACGCAGCCGACCGTTCCGCGAGAAATAGCCATGTCGCTTGGATCGCCAATCTGGCTTACTGTCGCGGGCAGAGGATAACTTGGAGCCTCGATTGCCGGCCGACCTGACTTTCGAAGTTTCCGTTGCAATTGTTTCCATCGTGTTGCATCGTAAAAGTAGTCTGGGGAGACGAAGGCGACACTCTGAGCTTTGGCAAATTCTTCTGCTCCTTTTGATGTCAACAAGACATGCGGTGTTTTCTCCATCACCAATCTGGCAGCTTGAATTGGATTGCGAATCCTCTCCACTGCCGAAACAGCACCACACGATAGATCTTGTCCGTCCATGATCGAGGCATCCATTTGATGAAAGCCTTCTGCGTTGAATACGGCCCCCTTCCCTGCGTTAAAACAAGACGCATTTTCTAATACCATGACGGTTCGCTCGACTGCATCAAGTGCCGAACCGCCAGATTCTAGAATCGATTCCCCCTCATGCAACGCTTTTTCGAGGGCCCCTTTATACTTTTGGAGTCGCTCTTGTGAGATTTCTTTTGAAACAGTTCCTGCCCCGCCATGCAATGCAATTGCCCAACGTGGTTTCTCGGCCTGTAGCGTCCCACAGACAAGCAAGCTAAAACAAAAAATTGAGTGTGACCAATGCATGTAGGTGCCTTTAATACCGACTTATTCGGAAGAAGCGTGACATCTGTAGAATAGCGTCACGGGTAAGAACGCGTGGCGTATCTCCCCTACAAATCTAGTCCTGCTGACCAATGCAACAATGCAATATTGCGCATTTTTCCTGCGACAATGCGCAATATGGCATTGGCTCGTAAAATCAAAGGACTAATCTAGGCTACGCCGATCGAATCGTTTCACGGTTTGATTTTCCCTTTTGGCGCTAAAGCCCTGACAACACATTCCCTTGGATATTGCCAGTTTATGTCGAGTAATCGTTCCGTCGCTGTTCTCGTTGAAACCTACGATAGTTGGGGGCGGAACGTCGTCGAGTCGATTGCCCGCTACGCTCAATCTGCACGGTGGTCTTTGGTGATCTCGCCTCGTGACTACGACGGTCGATTACGCTTGCCACCTCAGTGGAATGGTGACGGCGTGATCGCTATGCTACGCGACACAGCGATGGTCGATCACCTCCGTGGCGCCAAGGTCCCGGTCGTCGATGTTGATGCGTTACTTCAGGATGTCAGCGATGTTGGACGCGTCGTAACGGACGACCATCTTAGGGTCTCGATGGCTTTCAATCACTTTCGGGACATGAACTTCCAGCACTTCGCAACCTATGCCCCCAAGGTCAATCGATATCCGGATTGGCGTTCCCAGTTGTTTCAGGAAGTAGTTGAGCAAGCAGGGTTTCCTTGTTTTGATTTCCTTGATTCGTGTGGTGAAAACTTTGGTTGGCTCGCCGATTCCCGAAAGGTAGCCGATTGGATTCGACAACGTCCCTTGCCTTTGGCGGTTTTCTCCCCCGACCCTGTCCCGGCTCGCCAGCTTGCTGAGATTTGCCAGTGGGAGGATATTCGCGTGCCGGACGAAGTTGGGATTCTAGCTGGAGACACAGATGACCTACTTTGCTCGATTGCCTTTCCTCCGATTTCAAGTATCGAACTGGATTGCTATCAGATTGGCCAAGAGGCCTGTCTCTTGCTTAACGAACTGATTAACGGAAAGACACCGCCCAATCAGCCCACTTGTATTGCTCCGCTACGAGTGATTCCCCGCCATTCGACCGAGATCTTAGCCGTTTCGGATCAGGAACTTGCTGAAGTATTGAGATTCATTCGTGCCAGGGCGTGCGAAAACATCCGTGTCAAAGACATTTTGGAAGTCGTCCCCATCTCAAGACGACGGTTGGAACAGAAGTTTCGCACGTTGTTGGGGCGATCGATCGCCGAAGAAATCCGTCGAGTTCGCCTAGATCATGCGCGCCAGTTGCTAATCGAGACGACCTTGGCCACCTCGGTTATCGCGATCAAATGCGGCTTTTCCAGTGGTGTTGAGTTGGCCCATGCCTTCCGGAAATATCACGGAATTCGTCCAACCGATCTACGCAAACGGCGATGAAATGATTCTGCGCAGTCGCCCAATCTATTTGCGCAGCCGCATATTGTCACTCTAAATCGAAGCACACACAATCGAAGCAAGTAGGAAATATAGTCTTTGTTTAGGACGAGTTGAGCGATGGTAGTTGCTTCGAAGTCGATTAAAGATAACCTCAATTCTGAAACCAAACACGAACGCACAGTCGGCCAGGGACAGAAGCCAATCGTTGTCGTCGGTGGCGGTGTTGTCGGCGCAGCATGCGCCTACTACCTGGCAATGCAAGGAAGTCCGGTAGTCGTTATCGACCAAGGGACCTTTGGCAACGCATGTTCGCACGGAAACTGTGGATACGTTTCCCCCAGTCACATTCTTCCGCTTTGTCGTCCCGGCGCAGTGCTTTCTTCACTGAAGACCTTGTTTTCACGAAACTCCCCTTTCAAGATCCGTGCTCGCCTCGATATGAAGATGTGGTGGTGGCTACTCAAGTTCGCCCTGCGTTGCAATCAAGCCAATATGATTGAAGCAGGTCATGCACGTCACGGGCTTCTCCAATCTTCGCGCACGTTATACCAGTCGATGATAGACGACGGTCGCTTAGGAGACTGCGAGTGGGAAACGGTCGGATTAATGTTCGTCCATAGTGACCGCAAACACTTCGAGTCGTTCGAGAAGACCAATCAATTGATCGTCGACGAGTTTGGTGCGAGCTTTGAACGACTCGATCAAGCCGAGCTTCTCCGACGCGAGCCGGCGTTAAGAGAGGTTGCCTGCGGCGCTTGGATGTTTGAGGGAGATGCTCACCTTCGCCCTCACCTACTTATGAAATCGTGGCGAAGTCTGCTGGAAGAACAGGATGTTGAAATCCGTGAGAACTGCGAGTTCTACGACTTGGAAACGACAGGAAATAACGCCCATGCCATTGAAACGAATCAAGGTCGAATCGAAGCGGATCAGGTGATCTTTGCCACGGGCGCCTGGTCACGAATGATCCAGCGAAAGCTAAAAGCCCGGATTCCGGTAGAGCCTGGCAAAGGCTACTCGATTACTATGCAACGTCCTGAAATCTGCCCGAAATATCCGATGCTCTTCGAGGACCATAAGGTTGGCATTTCGCCGACCTCTAGTGCTCTTCGGATCGGTTCGACCATGGAATTCGCAGGGTACGACTCATCACTCCGGGAAGATCGGCTCCAATTGCTGACAGACACTGCCAAATACTACCTGCACGACCCCATTCGTAATCCCGTTGTCGAACGTTGGTACGGATGGCGGCCCATGAGTTGTGATGAAATCCCGCTGATTGGCCGTGTCCCCCGATACGGCAACGTTTGGCTTGCCGCTGGTCATAGTATGCTAGGTCTTTCGATGGCCACGGCAACCGGCAAAATGATTTCAGAAATGATGACCGGTCAAACGCCTCATCTCGACCCCCACCCCTATCGCCCCAGCCGTTTTTAGTTCCTCGTTTGTATCCATATGGAACCTCTTACACCGAAAGAGAAAGCATGAAGATCGCACGACGATCCCGCTATATAGGGCCGCTATTACTAGTCCTCTCCATCGTGATTTCAGCTAAGGCTAAGGACGACTTGGTCCTCACGGGCGCAACCATCTATGACGGGTCAGGCAGTTCCCCAGTGGTTGGCTTTGTCGCAGTCGACAACGGCAAGATTACAGCGGTTGGCGACGGACAACCGCCGGAAGCGACCTGGACAATCGATGCCCAGGGCTTGATCGTCTGTCCAGGATTTATTGATTTGCATACGCATAGCGACTCGGGGGTTGTCTCATCGACTCGACGAGCTTGCGTCAATTATCTCATGCAAGGCTGCACAACGTCGGTCACCGGCAACTGCGGTGGCGGAAAACGATTGGTCGGTAGATTTTATGATGAGATTGACGAAGTCGGAGCTGGTACGAACGTTGCTCATCTGATTCCGCAAGGAACGCTTCGGCGCTATGTTGTGGGCAACGAAGACCGAGAAGCCACCAAGGAAGAATTGCAGCAAATGCGGGACATGGTCCAGCAGGCGATGAAAGATGGCGCCTGGGGAATGTCAACCGGTTTGATCTACTCGCCGGGTATTTTTACTCCAACCGAGGAACTGATTGACTTAGCAAAACTCGTTTCACTTCAAGACGGAATCTATGCCAGCCACATTCGCAACGAGGAAGCTGAGCTTCTGCCTGCGATTGAAGAAGCAATTCGGATTGGCAAAGAGTCTGGCTGTCCCGTTCACATCTCTCACATCAAGTCAGCCGGTACATCGAACTGGGGTAGTGCCCATTTGGCAATTCGTACGATCGAAGAGGCGCGCACACAGAATCAACGCGTTACGGCCGACCAGTACCCCTACACGGCTCTCAGCACGTCACTCACGCCCATTTTATTTCCAGGCTGGGCACGCTCCGGAGGTAGATCGAAACTAGCAGATCGCCTTGATGACCCCGAACTGGCCGCCAAGATCAGGGCTGAAGTTACCAAGAAGCTGGCCGACATCAGCGACGGCGAGCGAATCTTTATTGTCCGCTGTTCATCATACCCCAAGTACGCTGGGCAAAATCTGAAACATATTGCCGAGGCCGAAGGTTCCACTTCGCTGGCCATTGCCGAGAAGATAGTCCGTGGCAGTGGTGCCAGCATCGTCAGTTTTGCGATGAGCGAAGACGACGTACGGCAAATCATGAAACGCCCTTGGGTGGCTACTGCATCCGATGCTTCGACGCGTCTTCCCAGTGCGAGCCGCCCCCACCCGCGAGGCTTTGGTACGTTTCCACGAAAGCTGGGGTACTATGCGCTGCGAGAAGAGGTCATTCCTTTGGAACATGCGATTCGTAGCGCTACTGGGCTCCCGGCAGATATTATAGGCTTTTCAGACCGCGGCTACTTAAAGCCCGGCATGGCAGCAGATATCGTCGTGTTTGATCCAGACAAGTTAATCGATAAGGCCACCTTCGATGAGCCCAACCACTATTCAGAAGGCATCCAATACGTTTTTGTGAACGGCAAGGTCGCCGTAAGTGAAAGGGTACCCACCGGGGCGTTGGCCGGAAAAGCACTCCGTAAACGACAGAAGGAGGAAACCCAAATGACACCCACAAAGTAGAGAATTCCCAATCGGCATAGAAATGCGCAACGAGCCAATTCTTTTGCGCATTGATCCCTCGGGATGAGGTGATGTCGATGTTAAACTAAAACGCCACAACGTCATGCATGCGGAAGACTTCTCCCCACGAAGATCTTCAATCTCATTTTCAGTTCATCCGTATTAAACGCATGAGGTAAAGGTATGTCATCGACGACATTTCGACGATCGGGTTTTACCCTTGTCGAACTCTTGGTTGTAATTGCCATTATTGGTGTTTTGATCGCTCTCTTGTTGCCAGCAGTCCAACAAGCTCGAGAAGCTGCTCGGCGGATGCAGTGCAACAATAATCTCAAGCAGATTGGTCTGGCCCTGCACAATTATCACGATACTTTTGGCTGCCTGCCTGCCGGCTACCAGGACGTAGACTCTTCGCATGCCCTCGAACCGATCTATGGCTGGGCTGTCGCCATTTTGCCATTCTTGGAACTCAACAATCTATTCGAAGAACTTGATCCCAATCATATTCCGCTTCGAGATCGATATCACTCAGGCTACACAGCAGAAGACCAGCAACTGCTGCAAATGCAAATTGACGCTTATCGTTGCCCCTCTGATGTCGCCGGCGATGCCCACGAGTTTACTTTTGGGGCGACGAATCACTTTTATCCCGGAACATCGAATTACGTTGCTTACGGCGGAGCAGGCGACACCTCGGTGACGCTTCGCAACAATAACGATGCGCATGGTACGTTCTTTGGTGGTTCGTATCTTAAGTTCCGTGACATTACCGACGGGACGTCCAACACGTTCTTCGTAGGTGAACGAGATGCGAGCAAAGTTGGTCCTTCGAGTAGCGGCCACACAACAAATTTTGGTGCTGCTGTTTGGGCGGGTGTTGCCAGCCGGACAAATTCTCACCGCCCCTATCGAACGTTGACCCATGCGGTCTATCGTCCCAACCACGACTATGTCGCTTCTTATGATGACGAGTCAAACACCTATAATGGTCGTGGCGTAAGTAGTCTACACCCAGGCGGCGTGAATATATTGCTGGGCGATGGTTCCGTGCAGTTTGTCTCGGAAACCATCGAGCACTACTACACATATCGCTACATGGTTTGGCGAAACGATGGCAACGTCGTTAGCGAGTACTAGGCTGCGAAGCCCACTTCATAATCTTGCCCGAGCCGGCACGATCGCCGCTCGGGCGGCCCTTAACAAACGCAGGTACCAAATGCCTGTTTCTGCAACGCCCTCAGTTCACTGACAAGCCAATGTATCAACAATTTAACAAAGTTCGCGTATTGAATTTACTTGGTCTCTTGCTGACCACTTCATTGTTTGGTTGCTCGGCGGCAACCGGCACCATCGAAGGTACCGTCACGGCAGATGGCAAGCCCGTCAAGGGAGTTGAGGTTATTTTCCGCGATTCGACGATTTCCGTCGAAGGATCCGGTATCAGCAATTCACAAGGGCAATATCGAGTCTTCTATGGACGTGGCAATCGAGACCTCCCCACCGGCGAGTACCAGTTGACACTCGGAATTATGCTGCCGGAAGATGAGGGTGCTGGTATCAAGCTGCGCAAAGATGTTAAAAAGTTCAACGATGTCCCTACTTCAAAAGCAATTGCTAGCGGAAGCAACGTCGTTGATATCGAGCTAGACTCCCAAGCTATGTAATCTCAGTAAGCAGCCTAGCAAGTCAATTTTCTTAAAGCGGGCGAGTTCTTTAGGAGCCAGCCCAAGCCACTCTTTGTTGCGGTAAGGGATATTTTCGTATCATGGTCTGTCTCAAATCAATTACGTGCGTCGCGTTCATCTTAGCTATGACCGCCGTAGCAAGCGCGCAGTCAGAAGAATCAGCAGATGGTCACTTAATTGTGGTTGGTGGCGGTAGACTAACCGATCAGATTATTTCCCGATT
It encodes the following:
- a CDS encoding N-acyl-D-amino-acid deacylase family protein encodes the protein MKIARRSRYIGPLLLVLSIVISAKAKDDLVLTGATIYDGSGSSPVVGFVAVDNGKITAVGDGQPPEATWTIDAQGLIVCPGFIDLHTHSDSGVVSSTRRACVNYLMQGCTTSVTGNCGGGKRLVGRFYDEIDEVGAGTNVAHLIPQGTLRRYVVGNEDREATKEELQQMRDMVQQAMKDGAWGMSTGLIYSPGIFTPTEELIDLAKLVSLQDGIYASHIRNEEAELLPAIEEAIRIGKESGCPVHISHIKSAGTSNWGSAHLAIRTIEEARTQNQRVTADQYPYTALSTSLTPILFPGWARSGGRSKLADRLDDPELAAKIRAEVTKKLADISDGERIFIVRCSSYPKYAGQNLKHIAEAEGSTSLAIAEKIVRGSGASIVSFAMSEDDVRQIMKRPWVATASDASTRLPSASRPHPRGFGTFPRKLGYYALREEVIPLEHAIRSATGLPADIIGFSDRGYLKPGMAADIVVFDPDKLIDKATFDEPNHYSEGIQYVFVNGKVAVSERVPTGALAGKALRKRQKEETQMTPTK
- a CDS encoding NAD(P)/FAD-dependent oxidoreductase, with the protein product MVVASKSIKDNLNSETKHERTVGQGQKPIVVVGGGVVGAACAYYLAMQGSPVVVIDQGTFGNACSHGNCGYVSPSHILPLCRPGAVLSSLKTLFSRNSPFKIRARLDMKMWWWLLKFALRCNQANMIEAGHARHGLLQSSRTLYQSMIDDGRLGDCEWETVGLMFVHSDRKHFESFEKTNQLIVDEFGASFERLDQAELLRREPALREVACGAWMFEGDAHLRPHLLMKSWRSLLEEQDVEIRENCEFYDLETTGNNAHAIETNQGRIEADQVIFATGAWSRMIQRKLKARIPVEPGKGYSITMQRPEICPKYPMLFEDHKVGISPTSSALRIGSTMEFAGYDSSLREDRLQLLTDTAKYYLHDPIRNPVVERWYGWRPMSCDEIPLIGRVPRYGNVWLAAGHSMLGLSMATATGKMISEMMTGQTPHLDPHPYRPSRF
- a CDS encoding efflux RND transporter permease subunit, whose protein sequence is MLKISQAINVQNLILPSGSVKIGTHEMNVRLNGSPEAAEAIGDLPIKSIGNRTVCVRDVATVRDGFAPQTNIVHVDGKRGVLQPILKSSGSTLDIVQGVSDRLPAVLATLPEEMKVTLLADQSVFVRHAVHGVLVEAGIAASLTGAMILLFLGSWRSTLIIVISIPLAILASITILGALGHSLNVMRLGGLALAVGILVDDATVEIENIHRNLHMGKGLTTSILEGAQQIAMPAFVSTVCICIVFLPVGFITGAARALFVPMALAVVFAMFASYLLSRTLVPTMSRYLLAAELKQHAQGDEQRSAGFFGSLHVGFNSMFDGMKSFYRIGLAWMLAHRLVVLILFVVLTAGSFLLVGQDFFPSVDSGQIRLHVRALAGTRGEETERYFAQVVDTIYEVVPEEEIESIIDNIGIPNSGINLALSDGTLMSSAAGEILISLGHERTSTESHKKNLRRELQRRFPELQFFYKPPDIISQVLNFGLSIRDGS
- a CDS encoding AraC family transcriptional regulator, with translation MSSNRSVAVLVETYDSWGRNVVESIARYAQSARWSLVISPRDYDGRLRLPPQWNGDGVIAMLRDTAMVDHLRGAKVPVVDVDALLQDVSDVGRVVTDDHLRVSMAFNHFRDMNFQHFATYAPKVNRYPDWRSQLFQEVVEQAGFPCFDFLDSCGENFGWLADSRKVADWIRQRPLPLAVFSPDPVPARQLAEICQWEDIRVPDEVGILAGDTDDLLCSIAFPPISSIELDCYQIGQEACLLLNELINGKTPPNQPTCIAPLRVIPRHSTEILAVSDQELAEVLRFIRARACENIRVKDILEVVPISRRRLEQKFRTLLGRSIAEEIRRVRLDHARQLLIETTLATSVIAIKCGFSSGVELAHAFRKYHGIRPTDLRKRR
- a CDS encoding D-alanyl-D-alanine carboxypeptidase family protein — its product is MQSMTPAVIVSAVLCLGATGHAAMPEVTSPKRPADPLYGPPFVTCKAWVIANEQTGEILAGENQDEQRNPASITKIMTALIVLRLAEQSPDVWNETVTFTEKADKTPGSTSAVRTGESLSVRELLYGLLLPSGNDASVAFAEHFGPRLAKEEESGYDAFIRTMCETALQLGMNQTSYRNPHGLTKEGHLTTAADMIKLTRKAMEYETFRETVSTRRHLALVKSPEGGKREITWKNTNRFLDQEGYLGVKTGTTGAAGACLVSCAERRGQRLILVVLGASSSDARYVDSRNLYRWTWNEIANDSSDE
- a CDS encoding dipeptidase, which codes for MMPIFGFVIANAANAEEPRVKISETAREIHAKSIVIDGHNDLPWKIRTKSNSEFKILDIAKTQPKLHTDLPRLKAGGVGAQFWSVWVPVSLGYKGTALLTTIEQIELVKKMVTVYPDQLEMAKTVADIRRIYGEGKIASLIGVEGGHCIENSISNLNHLFDLGARYMTVTHNDSLDWADSATDTSKSNGLSPFGKEVILRMNRLGMMVDISHVSAKTMHDVLDTSQAPVIFSHSSARAVANSPRNVPDDVLKRIPEHDGVVMVNYFSAFVVPKAAEVYQAGLDYKRDLQKEHDSAKVNQLYNRWKSEHPMPAGDIADVLDHIDHLTKVAGWRHVGIGSDYDGVGMVPIGLDDVSTYPRITQGLLDRGYTEEQIQGILGENLLRVMEKVEQTAQSLGYQVDHPSSP
- a CDS encoding isoaspartyl peptidase/L-asparaginase family protein, which encodes MHWSHSIFCFSLLVCGTLQAEKPRWAIALHGGAGTVSKEISQERLQKYKGALEKALHEGESILESGGSALDAVERTVMVLENASCFNAGKGAVFNAEGFHQMDASIMDGQDLSCGAVSAVERIRNPIQAARLVMEKTPHVLLTSKGAEEFAKAQSVAFVSPDYFYDATRWKQLQRKLRKSGRPAIEAPSYPLPATVSQIGDPSDMAISRGTVGCVALDQHGNLAAATSTGGMTGKMVGRVGDAPIIGAGTYADNKGCAISATGSGEEYIRNAIAAQVNWRMRYANQSLSEATQACINDVLKPGEGGVIAIDGHGNISLEYNTGSMSRAWADSTGSRGTAIWEDKFGE